One genomic segment of Heliomicrobium undosum includes these proteins:
- a CDS encoding LytR/AlgR family response regulator transcription factor has product MTIRVAIAEDDQIVCDHLAAIVSAMEGFQVIGTCGNGDEIVGIARTGAPHIILLDIEMPGKDGLEAAQEIFKINPEIALIFVTGHTDFSLEAFEVKAFDYILKPFTEERVIVTLKRVAKIITALKVKSDEEKSRLTIKNGGKTVVIEANSITHIEKLKDVKRLVFNTDQARYELRQTLEEVLTLLPSQFFRCHKSFIINLDRVESVRPNGVNSYMAYIDQGKIEIPVGKNHYAEMLERIGAKRGRNAVKTETKKRSQISSAEAQLTS; this is encoded by the coding sequence ATGACCATCCGCGTTGCCATCGCGGAAGACGATCAAATCGTCTGTGATCACCTTGCGGCAATCGTGTCTGCCATGGAAGGATTCCAAGTCATCGGAACCTGTGGTAACGGAGATGAGATTGTGGGGATCGCCCGAACGGGCGCTCCCCACATCATCCTTCTTGACATTGAAATGCCTGGCAAGGATGGTCTTGAAGCAGCTCAGGAGATTTTCAAAATCAATCCGGAAATCGCCTTGATCTTCGTAACGGGGCACACCGATTTTTCACTGGAGGCCTTCGAGGTCAAAGCCTTCGATTACATACTCAAGCCCTTTACGGAAGAACGGGTGATTGTAACACTAAAACGCGTTGCTAAGATCATCACCGCCCTGAAAGTGAAATCTGACGAGGAAAAATCCCGTCTCACCATTAAAAACGGCGGCAAGACGGTCGTCATCGAGGCGAACAGCATCACTCACATTGAGAAATTGAAGGATGTCAAGCGCCTCGTCTTCAACACCGATCAGGCGCGTTATGAACTGCGGCAGACGCTGGAGGAAGTGCTGACCCTGCTGCCGTCGCAATTTTTCCGTTGTCATAAATCGTTTATCATCAACCTGGACCGCGTCGAGTCAGTCCGCCCGAATGGCGTAAACAGCTACATGGCTTACATCGACCAGGGCAAAATCGAAATCCCCGTTGGCAAGAACCACTACGCCGAGATGTTGGAACGCATCGGCGCGAAGCGTGGACGCAACGCTGTAAAGACGGAAACGAAAAAGCGAAGCCAGATCAGCTCCGCCGAAGCCCAGTTAACCAGTTAG
- a CDS encoding cyclic lactone autoinducer peptide → MRSLFSWLKKNTLNYSVFFVSLIAVLSVKPACWSLGYQPEPPKELFKK, encoded by the coding sequence GTGAGATCATTGTTTTCTTGGTTAAAAAAGAACACATTAAACTATTCCGTTTTTTTCGTTTCCCTCATCGCAGTATTAAGCGTAAAACCTGCATGTTGGAGCTTAGGTTATCAACCTGAGCCCCCTAAAGAATTATTCAAGAAGTAG